Proteins from a single region of Pongo pygmaeus isolate AG05252 chromosome 3, NHGRI_mPonPyg2-v2.0_pri, whole genome shotgun sequence:
- the LOC129035715 gene encoding mortality factor 4-like protein 1, translating to MAPKQDLKPKFQEGELVLCFHGPLLYEAKCVKVAIKDKQVKYFIHYSGWNKNWDEWVPESRILKYVDTNLQKQRELQKANQEQYAEGKMRGAAPGKKTSGLQQKNIEVKTKKNKQKTPGNGDGGSTRETPQPPWKKRAQVDPTIENEETFMNRVEVKVKIPEELKPWLVDDWDLITRQKQLFYLPAKKNVDSIPDDYANYKKSRGNTVNKEYAVNEVVAGIKEYFNVMLGTQLLYKFERPQYAKILADHPDAPMSQAYGVPHLLRLFVQIGAMLVYTPLDEKSLALLLNYLHDFLKYLAKNSATLFSANDYEVAPPEYHRKAV from the coding sequence ATGGCGCCAAAGCAGGACCTGAAGCCTAAATTCCAGGAGGGTGAGCTAGTGCTGTGCTTTCATGGGCCTCTTCTTTATGAAGCAAAGTGTGTAAAGGTTGCCATAAAGGATAAACAAGTGAAATACTTTATACATTACAGTGGTTGGAATAAAAATTGGGATGAGTGGGTTCCGGAGAGCAGAATACTCAAATATGTGGACACCAATTTGCAGAAACAGCGAGAACTTCAAAAAGCCAATCAGGAGCAGTATGCAGAGGGGAAGATGAGAGGGGCTGCCCCAGGAAAGAAGACATCTGGTCTGCAACAGAAAAATAttgaagtgaaaacaaaaaagaacaaacagaaaacacctGGAAATGGAGATGGTGGCAGTACCCGTGAGACCCCTCAGCCTCCTTGGAAGAAAAGGGCCCAGGTAGATCCTACTATTGAAAATGAGGAAACATTCATGAACAGAGTTGAAGTTAAAGTAAAGATTCCTGAAGAGCTAAAACCGTGGCTTGTTGATGACTGGGACTTAATTACCAGGCAAAAACAGCTCTTTTATCTTCCTGCCAAGAAGAATGTGGATTCCATTCCTGATGATTATGCAAATTACAAGAAATCTCGTGGAAACACAGTTAATAAGGAGTATGCGGTTAATGAAGTTGTGGCAGGGATAAAAGAATACTTCAACGTAATGTTGGGCACCCAGCTACTCTACAAATTTGAGAGACCACAGTATGCCAAAATTCTTGCAGATCATCCCGATGCACCCATGTCCCAGGCATATGGAGTGCCACATCTCCTGAGATTATTTGTACAAATTGGAGCAATGTTGGTCTATACACCTCTGGATGAGAAGAGCCTTGCTTTATTACTCAATTATCTTCACGATTTCCTAAAGTATCTGGCAAAGAATTCTGCAACTTTGTTTAGTGCCAACGATTATGAAGTGGCTCCTCCTGAGTACCATCGTAAAGCTGTGTGA